The sequence below is a genomic window from Thalassomonas haliotis.
AACGGCGAAGGCGGCAACAATGATGCAGTATCTAATGCTAACCAAACCGGTATTTTCGATAGCGCTACTTCTGTAACTATGGATGGTGCTGGTACTTGTGATGCAATTCAAGCCGATGTCATCACTACTGCTCCTATCTCAAGCAGTATCGAAGCGGCTCAAAACACTTTAGTTCCTGTTACTGCTTCTTTAGTTGCTGGTATCGGTGGTTATGATGTTGGTGATACTCTAACGTTCAACCTTACCGGTGCGACAATCGACACTGCTAACTCTCCTGCTCCTACGCTGACAAGTAACGAAGCCGGTATTGTTATCAATGTATTAGACATTACTACAACTACTGTTCGTTTTACTGTTGATGCAACTTCAAACAAAGTTTCTGGTTTAGGTATCCTGAACCTGGGCGGCGTTAACTTAGACGCAACCGGTTTAAGCACTTCAACTGAAGTATCTTTAAGCTCTTTCGCCACTAACACCTCTGGTACTCAGTTCGACGTAACTGCTGCTGCTGTTGTTGCTGATTTAGTGCCTCAGTACTCTACTGAAGTAACTACCGCTATGGACGGTGTTATTGACGTTTCTTTAGACCGTCAGTCTCTTGAAGATGTTGGTGCCACTGATACCGCAGGTACTGGTGAAGCCGTTGATAACGATACTTTAGTATTAACAACTACTTTAGATGCGACCGGTACTACTGTTACTCCTAGCACTATCACATTTACTTTCGGTGGTGATTTCACTTGGTTAGAAACTGTTGCCAACACTAGTGATGACTCAGTTGCTGCTACTGATGCCGAAGTATTGTTATACCTAGATACTACTCAAACAGCTGCTTTCTTAACTGGTGGTACTGATGACGCCATGACCGCTGCTTCTTTAAACGAAGACATGGATGAGTTGACTATTACGGCAAGTGCTGGCTCTAACGTTGTTGATGGTACTCATACCTTCATCTTCGAAGTTCCTGGCCAAGCAGATACCAGCCCGGTATTAGTTGAAAGTGACTACACTGTTAACATGACTGTTAATGATGCTACTGCTTCTCCTAACACTATCACTATGAATGCTGGTACTGTTGACGCCGGTGCATGGACATTAAATGGTTCTGTAGTAACTATTCCTTACATGCCTTTCGATGACAACACAGCTGTTATCTTACGTCACACCAACACTGGTGTTCAAACTGGTGATGTGAGCGTACGTTACATGCTTGAAGGTGTTTCTAGCGATTGGGTATCTGTTGGTGTAGTTACTTCTTCATCTCGCGGTGTTCAAAATATCCGCGATGCAGTTATGAATGCAATCACAGCTGATGCCGGTGTAGACAGCGGTAAAGTTGCAATTGAAATCACTACTAACGTACCAAGTGCTGACGTAACCGTTTACGCAGCTTACAAAGTACGTGACGAGCAAGACCGTGGTTTCGTTGGTACTTTCGGCCAGCACGGCTCAGCACAGTAATTTGTGATTATGCCTAAGCGTTAAGTTATTTAACGCTAAGATAAAAAGCGAGCTTAGGCTCGCTTTTTTTGTGACTAAAGCTAAAACAACGGTATTAAGATAGGTTTTTGTGAGTATTTTAGATTCAGACAAACTGCGTAAAGCCGATAAGTTCTTTACTGACGGGCAATACCAAAAAGCAGATAAAATCATCAGAAAGGCAAAGGGCAATAGTGAGCAGAAGTTAGCACTCGCCCTTAAAGTGAACTTTAAACTGAATAAGATGGCGCAGGGGCTTGCAGTAGCACAGCAGTTAACCCGACTGCTGGGACAAACTGATAAACCTCTTTACCATACTTCAAAAGAGAAGTGGCACCGATACAGGCAATATCTTGAGCCTTATATCCCTGAGCTGGAATACTTTATTCAAAAATACGGGTATAGGGTAAGTGATTGATGACAGCAATAAGGTTATTAATAGCGCAGCTAAAAAGAAGGATTAAAAAGCTGCCGGTAATTCGTACCTTGGTAAAATACCGACATATAGGGTACTTGTTAGCAACAAGTCAGCATCAGTTAAAGCTGGCGATTGAAGCTTATGAGGCCGCAGCTAATCAAGGGGTTTCTCAAAGCCCGTTACGTCAGCAGAGCGTACTTGCGCCAGCTAATGTAACAACTGCTGATGGCGTGGAAAAACCGGGGGTCACTGTTTCACTCACCAGCTACGGCAGACGGGTTGAAACTGTTCATTTAACCCTGTTAAGTTTATTGCAGCAAACTTACCGGGCTGACCGTTTAATTTTGTGGTTAGCCGAAGATGAGTTTACCCTGGAAACCTTGCCCCGGCCTTTATTGGCCTTACTCGAATGTGGAGTTGAAATTATATTCTGCCCGGATCTTAGATCCTATAAAAAGCTTATTCCGGCGTTGGCACGTTATCCTGAGGATATTATTATTACCTTCGATGATGATATTATCTACCCTCAAGATCAGGTTGAACGCCTGATAAAGGCTCATGAACAAGATCCCGGTGTTGTTGTGTGTCACCGGGGGCATAAGGCACTTAAGACTGAGGATGGCAGCTTACTTCCTTACACTGACTGGCATTTTGACTTGCCTGAAAGTCAGGCGCAGGCGGATGTTTTTCCCATCGGCATAGGTGGCGTGTTATACCCCGTTAATAGTTTGCACCCTGAGGTGATGAAAGAAAGCGTATTTATGACGTTGTGCCCTAATGCCGATGATTTATGGTTCAAAGCGATGGCGCTTAAAAATGGCACTTTGGCGAAGGTGCTGGAGGATCCTATGCCATACCTGGATTATTTACAAATCCCTGACAGCCAAGAACTTTCTTTATGGCAGAGTAACAGTATCAACAATGATGTTCAGTTGCAGGCCATTTTAACTGCCTATCCTGAGCTGAACTTTTAGTAAAGTATCGACAGATAGAATTATCCTGGTGGGCTAAATCAAGTCGACCCGCTTCTGAGTTGGGTATATTATAACTGTGCAAGTTACGATTAGAAGTTTCCTAATCGTTAATGACTGATAAGCCCTTTATGGATAAGCACGGTTGTATCGCTATTCATATACTTAAATATCTGCGGCAATCTGTGACGTTTATTTAAATGATGCCTGTTAAGTGGGGATCTTTATTTGGGAAGCGAAAGCATAGGTTTATTGTGCTCCGGGAGCTAACAAAAAGGCTTTATTCTTCCTCAGGTATTTGTCAACAGATAGGGAGGGAGGAAAGTCCGCCATTAACACTGCTTATAAGAGTCCATAGCGGCAGTGAATCAGGTTTGATAAGCTCTTGTATAAAATGTTGATTTTTATCTGTCGTCAGTCTATTTTCAGGCCGCCATATTGGCATATTTTTATTTGCGAACTGGTTGGTGTGTTGATCTTCTACTCGGGTATGCGCATTTTATATGGCAAGGGGATGATAGTAGCCCACCCCAGTTTGCCGTTATTTAATTTGACATACCTGCTGAATTTATCCTGAAACCACTTTTATAGGGAGGTTTCATTATAGCCATAACGATCAATGAATTCTTGTACTCTGGGAATATATTGCTCTATGTTTTGCTGATAATTTTTCCATTTGTAGATAGAAGTCTTGTACAGCGGCTGTTTTACTTGGTTCCTTGAAGGCGTTTGGATAAATTTATCCTTAGCTTGTTGGTGAAATAATGAATAATCATCGCATTGGCTTATATTAAGAAATGAAAAGACTCTTTC
It includes:
- a CDS encoding glycosyltransferase, translating into MLATSQHQLKLAIEAYEAAANQGVSQSPLRQQSVLAPANVTTADGVEKPGVTVSLTSYGRRVETVHLTLLSLLQQTYRADRLILWLAEDEFTLETLPRPLLALLECGVEIIFCPDLRSYKKLIPALARYPEDIIITFDDDIIYPQDQVERLIKAHEQDPGVVVCHRGHKALKTEDGSLLPYTDWHFDLPESQAQADVFPIGIGGVLYPVNSLHPEVMKESVFMTLCPNADDLWFKAMALKNGTLAKVLEDPMPYLDYLQIPDSQELSLWQSNSINNDVQLQAILTAYPELNF